The Pelistega ratti genome window below encodes:
- the folP gene encoding dihydropteroate synthase produces MCHLFQCGRFELGLERPFIMGIVNVTPDSFSDGMQHFTTEKAIAHGLQLIQEGADILDIGGESTRPGAEPVSIEEEINRILPVIRGLKNCGVPLSIDTFKPEVMQAALAEGADLINDIYALRQEGAIEVLKQYPKAGICMMHMYGEPKTMQLNPPDYNGNITLAVYQFLQERIAIMEEQGIASNRIMIDPGFGFGKTVEQNYELLANMHQLQALNKPILVGVSRKSMIGAVTGQPTENRVAGSIAAGLAGLDRGAIVLRVHDVWQTKSAIDVWNKIKQEL; encoded by the coding sequence ATGTGTCATTTATTTCAATGTGGACGTTTCGAGTTAGGACTCGAACGTCCTTTTATTATGGGAATTGTGAATGTTACCCCTGATTCTTTTTCAGATGGTATGCAACATTTCACAACGGAAAAAGCGATAGCACATGGTTTACAGCTTATTCAAGAAGGAGCTGATATACTGGATATTGGTGGTGAATCAACTCGCCCCGGTGCTGAACCTGTCAGTATTGAGGAAGAAATTAATCGTATTCTTCCCGTGATAAGAGGATTAAAAAATTGTGGTGTTCCCTTATCTATTGATACTTTTAAACCTGAAGTAATGCAAGCGGCATTAGCAGAGGGGGCTGATTTAATTAATGATATTTATGCATTGCGACAAGAAGGGGCGATAGAGGTATTAAAGCAATATCCTAAAGCAGGTATCTGTATGATGCATATGTATGGTGAACCCAAAACCATGCAGTTAAATCCGCCTGATTATAATGGCAATATTACACTAGCCGTTTATCAGTTCTTACAAGAACGTATAGCGATAATGGAAGAACAAGGAATTGCAAGTAATCGTATAATGATTGATCCAGGATTTGGTTTTGGTAAAACAGTCGAACAAAATTATGAATTATTAGCGAATATGCATCAATTACAAGCCTTAAATAAACCTATATTAGTTGGTGTATCCAGAAAATCAATGATTGGTGCAGTAACAGGGCAACCTACTGAAAATAGAGTGGCAGGTAGTATTGCGGCTGGGTTAGCAGGGCTTGATCGTGGTGCAATTGTCTTGCGTGTACATGATGTATGGCAGACTAAAAGTGCTATTGATGTATGGAATAAGATTAAACAGGAGTTATAA
- the ftsH gene encoding ATP-dependent zinc metalloprotease FtsH → MNKSFSKFAMWALFVVVLFTVFNQYTGGNSSNANNVSYSQFMADAKAGKISSVVIQGNNLTVTPKDGRPYEITSPNDLWMVGDLMNDGVKVTAEPVERNLLVSALISWLPMIVIIGVWIFFMRQMQGGGKGGAFSFGKSRARMLDENNNHITFADVAGVEEAKEDVQELVDFLRDPSKFQRLGGRIPRGVLMVGPPGTGKTLLAKAIAGEAKVPFFTISGSDFVEMFVGVGASRVRDMFENAKKHAPCIIFIDEIDAVGRQRGAGVGGGNDEREQTLNQMLVEMDGFESGQSVIVIAATNRPDVLDPALLRPGRFDRQVVVNLPDVRGREHILNVHMRKVPLAPNVNPSVLARGTPGFSGADLANLVNEAALFAARRNGRTVDMVDFEKAKDKIIMGAERRSIVMPEEERKNTAYHESGHALVAWLLPKTDPVHKVTIIPRGRALGVTMQLPEGDKYSMDKQAILNMISVLFGGRIAEEVFMNQMTTGASNDFERATSLARDMVTRYGMTDTLGPMVYAENENEVFLGRSVTKTTHVSEATMQKVDAEIRKIIDQQYKVARDLIEGNKDKMHMMAKALLEWETIDADQIKDIIDGKEPRPPHEPDQPYDNRNDSNPRPGAGVPVETVVNQKEESGDKNAVDPV, encoded by the coding sequence TTGAATAAATCTTTCTCAAAATTTGCCATGTGGGCACTGTTTGTTGTTGTTCTGTTTACGGTATTTAATCAGTACACAGGCGGCAATTCTTCCAATGCCAATAATGTTTCTTATAGTCAGTTTATGGCAGATGCCAAAGCTGGTAAGATTAGTTCTGTCGTGATTCAGGGTAATAATCTAACCGTTACCCCTAAGGATGGACGCCCTTATGAAATTACCTCACCAAATGATCTTTGGATGGTAGGTGATTTAATGAACGATGGTGTTAAAGTGACTGCTGAACCTGTCGAGAGAAATCTTCTTGTTAGTGCATTAATTTCTTGGCTGCCGATGATTGTTATTATTGGTGTCTGGATTTTCTTTATGCGTCAAATGCAAGGTGGTGGCAAAGGCGGTGCATTTAGCTTTGGTAAATCACGTGCTCGTATGTTAGATGAAAATAATAATCACATTACATTTGCTGATGTTGCTGGCGTTGAAGAAGCTAAAGAAGATGTACAAGAATTAGTTGATTTCTTACGAGACCCGTCTAAGTTCCAACGGTTGGGTGGTCGTATTCCTCGTGGTGTATTGATGGTAGGCCCTCCAGGAACAGGTAAGACCTTATTAGCAAAAGCTATTGCTGGTGAAGCAAAAGTACCTTTCTTTACTATCTCTGGTTCAGACTTTGTTGAAATGTTTGTCGGGGTAGGGGCTTCACGTGTTCGTGATATGTTTGAGAATGCCAAAAAACACGCACCTTGTATTATTTTTATTGATGAAATTGATGCTGTTGGTCGTCAGCGTGGTGCTGGTGTAGGCGGTGGCAATGATGAACGTGAGCAGACACTTAACCAAATGTTAGTTGAGATGGATGGATTTGAGTCAGGGCAATCTGTTATTGTGATTGCGGCAACTAACCGTCCAGATGTTCTTGATCCTGCTTTATTACGTCCCGGTCGTTTTGACCGTCAAGTTGTGGTTAATTTACCAGATGTTCGTGGTCGTGAGCATATTCTTAATGTACATATGCGTAAAGTACCTTTAGCCCCTAATGTTAATCCCTCTGTTTTGGCACGTGGTACACCAGGATTTTCAGGTGCTGATTTGGCCAACCTTGTTAATGAAGCGGCTCTTTTTGCTGCACGTCGTAATGGACGTACAGTCGATATGGTAGATTTTGAAAAAGCGAAAGACAAAATTATCATGGGTGCTGAGCGCCGTTCTATTGTGATGCCTGAGGAAGAGCGTAAAAATACGGCTTACCATGAATCGGGTCATGCCTTAGTAGCTTGGTTATTGCCTAAAACTGACCCTGTACACAAAGTAACAATTATTCCTCGCGGTCGTGCTTTAGGGGTAACGATGCAATTACCAGAGGGGGATAAGTACAGTATGGATAAACAAGCTATATTGAATATGATTTCAGTATTGTTTGGTGGACGTATTGCCGAAGAAGTCTTTATGAACCAAATGACGACAGGTGCATCTAATGACTTTGAGCGGGCGACTTCTCTTGCACGCGATATGGTAACGCGTTATGGTATGACAGATACCTTAGGCCCTATGGTCTATGCAGAAAACGAAAATGAAGTTTTCTTAGGACGTAGTGTTACTAAGACAACGCATGTTTCAGAAGCAACGATGCAAAAAGTAGATGCAGAAATTCGCAAAATTATTGATCAACAATATAAAGTAGCGCGTGATTTGATTGAAGGCAATAAAGATAAAATGCATATGATGGCTAAGGCTTTATTAGAGTGGGAAACCATTGATGCCGATCAAATTAAGGATATTATAGATGGTAAAGAACCACGTCCTCCACATGAACCTGATCAACCCTACGATAATCGTAATGATTCAAACCCTCGCCCTGGTGCAGGTGTTCCTGTCGAAACGGTCGTGAATCAAAAAGAGGAAAGTGGCGATAAAAATGCCGTGGATCCTGTTTAG
- a CDS encoding RlmE family RNA methyltransferase: MAKKKFSKEWIHQHINDPYVKMAQQKGYRARAAFKLIEILDTEKLMRKGNIIVDLGSTPGSWSQVARERLLGEGGKIEGRVIALDILPMEPIAGVEFIQGDFREDEVLNQLNALVGEQQVDLVISDMAPNLSGISSADAARIQHIVELAIDFAIHHLKPEGALIVKAFHGSGFSQLVEAFKRHFKRVVERKPKASRDKSAETFIVGKGLKQR; encoded by the coding sequence ATGGCCAAAAAAAAATTCTCAAAAGAATGGATTCATCAGCATATCAATGATCCATACGTAAAAATGGCACAACAAAAAGGGTACCGTGCACGCGCCGCTTTTAAACTGATCGAAATTCTCGATACAGAAAAATTGATGCGTAAAGGTAATATTATAGTCGACTTAGGCTCGACACCGGGAAGTTGGTCGCAAGTTGCACGAGAAAGATTACTTGGAGAAGGGGGAAAAATAGAGGGGCGTGTAATTGCCCTAGATATTTTACCGATGGAACCTATTGCAGGTGTAGAGTTTATACAGGGTGATTTTAGGGAGGATGAAGTACTAAATCAGCTTAATGCGTTAGTTGGAGAACAGCAGGTAGATTTAGTTATCTCGGATATGGCACCGAATCTGTCGGGGATTAGTTCTGCAGATGCTGCTCGTATCCAGCATATTGTTGAGTTAGCAATTGATTTTGCTATTCACCACCTGAAACCAGAGGGGGCATTAATCGTAAAAGCCTTCCACGGTAGTGGTTTTTCTCAGTTGGTTGAAGCGTTTAAGCGACATTTTAAACGAGTGGTAGAGCGCAAACCTAAAGCCTCTCGTGATAAATCTGCTGAAACCTTTATTGTTGGAAAAGGATTGAAACAAAGGTAA
- a CDS encoding YhbY family RNA-binding protein: MSLSELSSKERSTLRAAAHSLKPIVQIGDNGLTPAVLKEIDTSLTAHGLIKVRVAGDDRENRLTILEEICTQLNCVSVAHLGKILTIFRHAPQHTHLLADAKPVLERSKRHPKEEYTPKKLAAAGKTIKDKKRKTTLKGNDELVKPKKPSIPVRKTATKTPNRTTRAGSALTLRAGRRGR, translated from the coding sequence ATGTCTTTATCCGAACTATCTTCTAAGGAACGCAGTACACTTCGTGCAGCTGCCCATTCACTCAAACCTATCGTACAAATTGGTGATAATGGTTTGACACCTGCTGTTTTAAAAGAAATTGATACGAGCTTAACTGCTCATGGTCTTATCAAAGTCCGTGTTGCAGGTGATGATCGTGAAAATCGCCTTACTATTTTGGAAGAAATTTGTACCCAACTTAACTGTGTTAGCGTGGCACACCTTGGTAAAATTTTAACCATTTTCCGCCATGCTCCGCAACATACACATCTATTAGCAGACGCTAAACCTGTTTTAGAAAGAAGTAAGCGCCATCCTAAAGAGGAATATACGCCCAAAAAATTAGCAGCAGCTGGTAAAACTATTAAGGATAAAAAGCGTAAAACTACCCTTAAAGGCAATGACGAACTAGTTAAGCCTAAAAAGCCCTCTATCCCTGTACGAAAAACAGCAACTAAAACACCTAATCGCACTACAAGAGCAGGTAGTGCTTTAACTTTACGTGCTGGTCGCCGGGGTCGTTAA
- the greA gene encoding transcription elongation factor GreA has product MASLPLTVAGAKRLNEELARLKSVERPAVIEAIAEARAQGDLSENAEYEAARERQAFIEGRIKELEGTISNAQVIDPTTLDAEGRIVFGATVKLEDLESGEVVQYQIVGDLEADIKQNLISISSPVARGLIGKSEGDVVVIRVPSGDREFEIHEVLYI; this is encoded by the coding sequence ATGGCTTCTTTACCATTAACTGTTGCTGGAGCTAAACGTTTGAATGAGGAGTTAGCTCGCTTAAAATCTGTTGAACGCCCTGCCGTGATTGAGGCGATTGCTGAAGCACGCGCACAAGGTGATCTTTCTGAAAATGCTGAATATGAGGCAGCACGTGAACGTCAGGCTTTTATTGAGGGACGGATTAAAGAATTAGAAGGTACTATTTCTAATGCACAAGTCATTGATCCGACAACATTAGATGCTGAAGGACGTATCGTATTTGGTGCGACTGTTAAACTAGAGGATTTAGAAAGTGGTGAGGTAGTGCAGTACCAAATTGTGGGTGATTTGGAAGCGGATATTAAGCAAAATTTAATTTCTATCTCTAGCCCTGTTGCTAGAGGATTAATTGGTAAATCAGAAGGTGACGTTGTTGTTATTCGTGTTCCTTCTGGTGACCGTGAGTTTGAAATTCACGAAGTGCTGTATATTTAA
- a CDS encoding SDR family oxidoreductase: MRVFITGASSGLGRALAHAYAKAGASLGLVGRREDALLALLDELPAGEHKIYVLDVSDREALHAAAYDFQSYGPTDIVLACAGISIGTVTEYLEDFEVFERVYKTNVFGLVATFEPFIANMKKHKKGTLVGISSVAGVRGLPGASAYCSSKSAVRTYCESLRVDLYNTGIKVVTIAPGFIDTPMTKVNPYKMPFLMPVEEFAKEAVKTIEKGCSYKVIPWQMGVVGKLLRLVPNPLYDYFVSKRKRKPRAK, encoded by the coding sequence TTGCGCGTATTTATTACAGGTGCAAGCAGTGGTTTAGGGCGTGCATTAGCGCATGCCTATGCCAAAGCAGGAGCAAGCCTAGGACTAGTGGGGCGTCGAGAAGACGCCCTTCTTGCGTTATTAGATGAGCTTCCTGCTGGTGAGCATAAAATATATGTGCTTGATGTTTCTGATAGAGAAGCATTGCACGCTGCTGCTTATGATTTTCAGTCCTATGGACCTACGGATATTGTCTTAGCTTGTGCGGGTATCAGTATTGGGACAGTAACGGAATATTTAGAAGATTTTGAAGTCTTTGAACGAGTTTATAAAACAAATGTCTTTGGGTTAGTAGCTACTTTTGAGCCTTTTATTGCCAATATGAAAAAGCATAAAAAGGGTACGCTCGTGGGGATTAGTAGTGTGGCAGGGGTTCGTGGTTTACCGGGAGCAAGTGCGTATTGTTCTTCTAAGTCAGCCGTTAGAACCTACTGTGAAAGTCTGAGAGTGGATTTATATAATACAGGTATTAAGGTGGTTACTATTGCACCGGGATTTATTGATACCCCTATGACAAAAGTAAATCCTTATAAAATGCCCTTTTTAATGCCTGTAGAGGAATTTGCCAAAGAAGCGGTTAAAACCATTGAAAAGGGTTGCTCCTACAAGGTGATTCCATGGCAGATGGGGGTTGTGGGTAAGTTATTACGTTTAGTTCCTAATCCTTTATATGATTATTTTGTCTCTAAGCGTAAACGTAAACCTCGGGCTAAATAG
- the bfr gene encoding bacterioferritin — protein MKGSQKVIDYFNFLLAGELAARDQYFIHASMYEEWGYTKLHERIHHEMEEETQHAQALITRILMLDGTPNMTPEPVNVGKDVPSMLKADLEVEYSVREHLKKGIQLCEQEMDFVSREILVAQLVDTEEDHAHWLEQQFGLIEKMGLENYLQSKA, from the coding sequence ATGAAAGGTAGTCAAAAGGTAATTGATTATTTTAACTTCTTATTAGCGGGCGAATTAGCGGCTCGTGACCAATATTTTATCCATGCAAGTATGTATGAAGAGTGGGGTTATACTAAATTACATGAACGTATCCACCACGAAATGGAAGAAGAAACGCAACACGCTCAAGCATTGATTACGCGTATTCTAATGTTAGATGGTACACCTAATATGACACCAGAACCCGTTAATGTGGGTAAAGACGTTCCTTCTATGCTAAAAGCAGATTTAGAGGTAGAATATAGTGTTCGTGAACATCTTAAAAAAGGTATTCAATTGTGTGAACAAGAGATGGACTTTGTGAGCCGTGAGATCTTGGTTGCTCAATTAGTGGATACTGAAGAGGATCACGCTCACTGGTTAGAACAACAATTTGGATTAATTGAGAAAATGGGTCTTGAGAATTACCTACAATCAAAAGCTTAA
- a CDS encoding NUDIX hydrolase — translation MADHLIETPHSSTEIFHGNIIHVFKDTVKLPNGKIAPREVVRHPGAVAVLAITEEDKVILVQQYRHACGKVLLEVPAGKLDIQGESPERCAFRELAEETPYTATSMTLLYTFYTAAGFCDEKMYLYQAHGLTKNSQAKADEDEFVEQVYLSKEEVREALKQQKIQDSKTLIALQHWLAQ, via the coding sequence ATGGCAGACCATCTTATTGAAACCCCTCATTCTTCAACAGAAATCTTTCACGGTAATATCATTCATGTATTTAAAGATACCGTCAAACTACCTAATGGTAAAATAGCACCACGTGAGGTTGTCCGCCACCCTGGAGCTGTTGCTGTATTAGCCATTACTGAAGAAGATAAAGTTATTCTCGTTCAACAGTATCGCCATGCTTGTGGGAAAGTGCTTTTAGAAGTTCCTGCAGGTAAACTTGATATTCAAGGAGAATCCCCTGAGCGTTGTGCTTTTAGAGAACTGGCAGAAGAAACCCCTTACACAGCAACATCAATGACATTACTTTATACTTTTTATACTGCCGCAGGGTTTTGTGATGAAAAAATGTACCTTTATCAAGCACATGGATTAACTAAAAATAGCCAAGCCAAAGCCGATGAAGATGAATTTGTTGAGCAAGTTTATCTTAGCAAGGAAGAAGTACGTGAGGCTTTAAAACAACAAAAAATCCAAGACTCTAAAACACTTATTGCTTTACAACATTGGCTTGCTCAATAG
- the carB gene encoding carbamoyl-phosphate synthase large subunit, with amino-acid sequence MPKRTDIKSILIIGAGPIIIGQACEFDYSGAQACKALKAEGYRTILVNSNPATIMTDPETADVTYIEPITWQAVEKIIEAERPDALLPTMGGQTALNCALDLAREGVLAKYGVELIGANEKAIEKAEDRLKFKEAMTAIGLESAKSGIAHSMEEAWEVQQRIAKEVGTSGFPVVIRPSFTLGGSGGGIAYNTEEFETICRRGLEASPTNELLIEESMLGWKEFEMEVVRDKADNCIIVCSIENLDPMGVHTGDSITVAPAQTLTDKEYQIMRNASIAVLREIGVDTGGSNVQFAVNPDNGRMIVIEMNPRVSRSSALASKATGFPIAKVAARLAVGYTLDELKNEITGGATPASFEPTIDYVVTKIPRFAFEKFPMADSRLTTQMKSVGEVMAMGRTFKESFQKALRGLEVGVDGLNQKTVDREKLQVELAEPGPERIWYVGDAFDKGFTIEEVHQLTKIDPWFLQQIKEIVDVELALEQKTLGDLDEDTLREIKRAGFSDRRLAYLLDTSEAEVRKVRHQYGIRPVYKRVDTCAAEFATNTAYMYSTYEEEDEAQPSDKQKIIVLGGGPNRIGQGIEFDYCCVHAALSLREDGYETIMVNCNPETVSTDYDTSDRLYFEPLTLEDVLEIVHIEKPVGVIVQYGGQTPLKLARALEANGVPIIGTSPESIDIAEDRERFQKLLQKLGLKQPPNRTARTEAEAIAHAEDIGYPLVVRPSYVLGGRAMEIVHEQADLERYMREAVKVSNDSPVLLDRFLNDATEVDVDCIADGETVFIGGVMEHIEQAGVHSGDSACSLPPYSLSPSIIEEIKRQTCVMAKALNVRGLMNVQFAIQRDEVFVLEVNPRASRTVPYVSKATGLQLAKIAARVMAGKTLAEQGITKEITPRHYCVKEAVFPFVKFPGVDTILGPEMKSTGEVMGIGETFGEAFVKSQIAAGVVLPESGLVFISVKAQDKAKAIPVAQGLLKLGFKIAATRGTAATLSEAGIPVQIVNKVAEGRPHIVDMLKNGEISLVINTVEERRNAINDSRIIRTHALAARVTFYTTIAGAKAAVEGMQYLRESKGLRVYPLQTMHKA; translated from the coding sequence ATGCCTAAACGTACCGACATAAAAAGTATTTTGATTATTGGAGCAGGTCCCATTATTATTGGTCAGGCTTGCGAATTTGACTATTCTGGCGCACAAGCATGTAAGGCATTAAAAGCAGAAGGTTATCGTACTATTTTAGTCAATAGTAACCCTGCTACCATTATGACTGACCCAGAAACAGCTGATGTTACCTATATTGAACCAATTACATGGCAAGCAGTTGAAAAAATTATTGAAGCAGAACGTCCTGATGCTTTATTACCAACGATGGGTGGGCAAACAGCCTTAAATTGTGCCCTAGATTTAGCTAGAGAAGGGGTTTTAGCCAAATATGGTGTAGAGCTTATTGGTGCCAATGAAAAAGCGATTGAGAAAGCAGAAGACCGTTTAAAATTCAAAGAAGCGATGACGGCAATTGGTTTGGAATCTGCTAAATCAGGTATTGCACATTCTATGGAAGAGGCATGGGAAGTACAGCAACGTATCGCAAAAGAAGTAGGAACTTCTGGTTTCCCAGTGGTGATTCGTCCTAGTTTTACACTAGGGGGATCCGGTGGTGGGATTGCCTATAATACCGAAGAGTTTGAAACGATTTGTCGCCGTGGTTTAGAAGCCTCTCCAACTAATGAATTATTAATTGAAGAATCAATGTTAGGTTGGAAAGAGTTTGAGATGGAAGTCGTGCGAGATAAAGCCGATAACTGCATTATTGTATGTTCTATTGAAAACTTAGATCCGATGGGTGTACATACAGGGGACTCAATTACAGTTGCACCTGCACAGACATTGACCGATAAAGAATACCAAATTATGCGTAATGCCTCTATTGCGGTATTGCGTGAAATTGGTGTTGATACGGGGGGATCTAATGTACAGTTTGCGGTGAATCCAGATAACGGTAGAATGATTGTGATTGAGATGAATCCTCGAGTATCACGTTCATCTGCTTTGGCATCTAAGGCAACAGGTTTCCCTATCGCCAAGGTAGCCGCTCGTTTAGCTGTAGGCTATACCTTAGATGAGTTAAAAAATGAGATTACAGGTGGTGCTACACCAGCTTCATTTGAGCCAACAATTGACTATGTTGTTACCAAGATTCCTCGTTTTGCTTTTGAAAAATTCCCAATGGCAGATTCTCGTTTGACGACACAAATGAAATCAGTGGGTGAAGTGATGGCAATGGGAAGAACCTTTAAAGAGTCTTTCCAAAAAGCCTTACGTGGTTTAGAAGTGGGTGTTGATGGTTTAAATCAAAAAACGGTTGATCGTGAAAAACTTCAAGTAGAACTTGCTGAGCCGGGTCCTGAGCGTATCTGGTATGTCGGTGATGCGTTTGATAAAGGGTTTACAATTGAAGAAGTACATCAATTAACAAAGATAGACCCTTGGTTCTTACAACAAATTAAAGAAATCGTTGATGTTGAACTTGCCCTAGAGCAAAAAACACTTGGTGATTTAGATGAGGATACCCTAAGAGAAATCAAACGAGCAGGGTTTTCTGATCGCCGGTTAGCTTATTTGCTTGATACATCTGAAGCAGAGGTACGTAAAGTCCGTCATCAATATGGTATTCGTCCTGTTTATAAACGAGTGGATACGTGTGCTGCAGAGTTTGCGACTAATACGGCTTATATGTACTCAACTTATGAAGAAGAGGATGAGGCACAACCTAGCGATAAGCAAAAAATTATTGTTTTAGGGGGCGGCCCAAATCGTATTGGACAAGGAATTGAGTTTGACTATTGTTGTGTACATGCTGCCTTATCTTTACGAGAAGATGGCTATGAAACCATTATGGTCAATTGTAATCCTGAAACGGTTTCAACTGACTATGATACTTCTGATCGTCTCTATTTTGAGCCACTAACCTTAGAAGATGTGTTAGAGATTGTACATATCGAGAAACCTGTTGGTGTGATTGTACAATATGGTGGTCAAACCCCTCTCAAACTTGCACGTGCTTTAGAAGCAAATGGTGTGCCTATTATTGGTACAAGTCCAGAATCCATTGATATTGCTGAAGACCGTGAACGTTTCCAAAAACTCCTGCAAAAATTAGGACTTAAACAACCCCCTAATCGTACGGCACGTACAGAAGCGGAAGCGATTGCACATGCAGAGGATATTGGTTATCCATTAGTGGTGCGCCCATCTTATGTGTTAGGTGGTCGTGCCATGGAAATTGTTCATGAGCAAGCCGATTTAGAACGCTATATGCGTGAGGCGGTTAAGGTTAGTAATGATTCTCCTGTATTGCTTGATCGTTTCTTAAATGATGCGACAGAGGTAGATGTGGATTGTATTGCCGATGGTGAAACAGTCTTTATTGGTGGTGTTATGGAACATATTGAACAGGCAGGGGTGCATTCTGGTGACTCTGCTTGCAGCCTACCACCGTATTCGCTCTCACCTTCTATCATTGAGGAAATCAAACGTCAAACTTGCGTGATGGCAAAAGCATTAAACGTAAGAGGTTTAATGAATGTACAGTTTGCTATTCAACGTGATGAAGTTTTTGTGTTAGAAGTGAATCCTCGTGCTTCTCGTACGGTTCCTTATGTCTCTAAAGCAACAGGATTACAGTTAGCAAAAATTGCTGCACGTGTTATGGCAGGTAAAACACTGGCTGAACAAGGAATTACCAAAGAAATTACCCCAAGACATTATTGTGTGAAAGAGGCGGTATTCCCCTTTGTTAAGTTCCCGGGTGTTGATACTATTTTAGGGCCAGAGATGAAATCAACGGGCGAGGTAATGGGGATTGGTGAAACCTTTGGTGAAGCCTTTGTTAAATCTCAAATTGCTGCTGGTGTTGTGTTACCAGAATCGGGTCTTGTATTTATCAGTGTGAAAGCACAAGATAAAGCTAAGGCGATTCCTGTTGCTCAAGGCTTATTAAAGCTAGGTTTCAAGATTGCAGCAACACGAGGAACAGCCGCAACGTTAAGTGAAGCGGGTATTCCAGTACAAATCGTAAATAAGGTTGCTGAAGGACGTCCGCATATTGTGGATATGCTAAAAAATGGTGAAATTAGCTTAGTTATTAATACTGTAGAAGAACGACGAAATGCGATTAATGATTCTCGTATTATTCGTACTCATGCATTAGCGGCTAGAGTAACGTTCTACACCACCATTGCAGGCGCTAAGGCGGCAGTAGAAGGTATGCAATATCTTCGAGAGTCAAAAGGCTTGCGTGTTTATCCATTGCAAACAATGCATAAAGCATAA
- the carA gene encoding glutamine-hydrolyzing carbamoyl-phosphate synthase small subunit, with translation MALSLLLKGNHDFPTAILALSDGTVFKGISIGAAGHTVAELVFNTSMTGYQEILTDPSYTQQIVTLTYPHIGNTGVNTEDVESSKIHASGLVIRNCPTRHSNFRATQSLPEYLKENGIVAIADIDTRKLTRILREGGAQGACILVGDDVEKAIALAKSYPGMVGQDLATQVSVGVTQEWTQGTWKLGKGYCQPEEKKYHVVAYDFGVKSNILRLLTDRGCRVTLVPSQTPAEDVFALNPDGVFLANGPGDPEAVEYAIETAKQVIAKKIPLFGICLGHQIMGLALGAKTVKMKTGHHGANHPVKDIDTGRVYITSQNHGFAVDGDTLPSNARVTHISLFDGTLQGFELTDRPAFCFQGHPEASPGPHDIIELFDKFISHMAK, from the coding sequence ATGGCACTGTCATTACTACTCAAAGGAAATCATGATTTTCCTACCGCAATTTTAGCCCTTTCTGATGGTACTGTATTTAAAGGTATTTCTATTGGTGCTGCGGGACACACGGTTGCAGAGCTCGTTTTTAATACTTCGATGACGGGTTATCAAGAGATTCTAACTGACCCCAGTTATACTCAACAGATTGTAACGCTAACGTATCCACATATCGGGAATACGGGGGTTAATACAGAAGATGTAGAATCATCTAAAATTCATGCTTCAGGTTTAGTTATTCGTAACTGCCCAACACGTCATTCTAATTTCCGTGCAACACAGTCTTTACCAGAATACCTAAAAGAAAATGGTATCGTGGCGATTGCTGATATTGATACGCGTAAATTAACGCGTATTTTGCGTGAGGGTGGAGCTCAGGGAGCTTGTATTCTTGTTGGTGATGATGTTGAAAAAGCCATTGCCCTTGCTAAATCATACCCCGGTATGGTGGGACAGGATTTAGCAACACAAGTAAGTGTAGGTGTTACGCAAGAATGGACACAAGGTACATGGAAATTAGGTAAAGGCTATTGCCAACCAGAAGAGAAAAAATACCATGTTGTTGCCTATGATTTTGGTGTAAAGTCTAATATTCTTCGCTTATTAACTGATCGTGGCTGTCGAGTAACACTTGTGCCATCTCAAACGCCTGCGGAAGATGTTTTTGCCTTAAATCCTGATGGTGTGTTTCTTGCCAATGGCCCGGGTGACCCAGAAGCGGTTGAGTATGCTATTGAAACAGCAAAACAGGTTATTGCTAAAAAAATCCCACTTTTTGGTATCTGCCTAGGTCATCAGATTATGGGGTTGGCTTTGGGTGCTAAAACGGTCAAAATGAAAACAGGGCATCATGGCGCTAACCACCCTGTTAAAGATATTGATACTGGGCGTGTTTATATTACAAGCCAAAACCATGGTTTTGCAGTTGATGGTGATACCTTACCAAGTAATGCACGAGTTACCCATATCTCTCTCTTTGATGGGACATTACAAGGGTTTGAACTGACAGATCGTCCTGCATTTTGTTTCCAAGGACACCCAGAAGCAAGTCCTGGACCTCATGATATTATTGAATTATTTGACAAATTTATCAGCCATATGGCGAAGTAG